From the Nitrospirota bacterium genome, the window GCGCAGAAAAGAGGTAATTAAGGATATAGATATCGTTGTCAGTTCGCAGCATGAGAAGGCCGTAGCTGTCATGGATTATTTTACAACCCTTCCGGATGTCCAGTCCATTGTAGCGAAGGGTGATACCAAATCGAGTGTAATACTTAACAGCGGCATTAATGCTGATCTCAGGATAGTCTCTGAAAGTGAATATCCCTTTGCACTCCATTATTTCACAGGAAGTGCTGAACACAATACGGCAATGCGTAGCCGGGCAAAGAAATCAGGCCTCAAGTTGAATGAGTACGGTCTCTTCAAGGGCGATAAGTCTCTGCACTGTAAGAGCGAGGAGGATATTTTCAGGGCGCTCGGGCTTTCATATATAGAGCCTGAGCTGAGAGAGGACAAGGGGGAGATAGAGGCTGCTGAAGCCGGCACACTGCCGGAGCTTGTTAAGCACTCTGACATTAAGGGGATATTCCACGTGCACACTACCTACAGTGATGCGAGCATGACGCTTCACGAGGTGGTTACTCTGGCGCAAAAGGCTGGCTATCATTATATAGGCATCTCAGATCACAGCAAATCCGCCTATTATGCCGGCGGTCTCACTGAAGAAAAGCTAAGCGCACAGCATGACGAGATTGACAGTTTAAACAGCAGGCTTAAGGGATTTTATATCTTTAAGGGGATAGAGTGCGATATACTTGCTGACGGCTCACTTGATTACAGCGATAAAATCCTCGAAAAGTTTGATTTTGTGATTGCCTCTGTCCACAGCAGGTTCAATATGGATGAAGATGAGATGACTGAGAGGATTATCAGGGCGATATCAAATCCATATACAACCATGCTCGGCCATCCAACAGGGCGGTTACTGCTATCAAGAGAGGGATATAAGGTGGATCTCTATAAGGTTATAGATGCGGCAGCAGAAAAGGGTGTGGTAATTGAAATTAATGCCCATCCCTACAGGTTTGATCTCGACTGGAGATATTGCCGGTATGCAAAAGAACGGGGAGTAAAGGTCAGCATCAACCCTGATGCCCATCATGCCGAAGACCTGGCAAATATCTCATATGGTGTAGGCATTGCGAGAAAGGGATGGCTGACCAGAAACGATGTGCTGAACACCATGACGCTTGGAGAAATACGAAATAAATTCCGGGGACACCATACTTAATTCTTCAGTGCCATAATCAGATGGAATTAAGTATGGTGTCCCCGGAATTTGCGGAATTAACGAAAAA encodes:
- the polX gene encoding DNA polymerase/3'-5' exonuclease PolX; this encodes MNKLEVSRILEEIGTLLELKGENPFKFRAYHNAAVSVEALEEDLDKAIEDGVLADQKGIGKGIYEKIVELNKSGHLKYYEELKKEVPAGLLEIIKIPGVGPKKAKALYDELGISTVGELEYACMENRLIGLHGFGEATQERILHGIEYYKKGMGHHLFNVALKDAEGLLARLEKNKSVLKCSIAGSIRRRKEVIKDIDIVVSSQHEKAVAVMDYFTTLPDVQSIVAKGDTKSSVILNSGINADLRIVSESEYPFALHYFTGSAEHNTAMRSRAKKSGLKLNEYGLFKGDKSLHCKSEEDIFRALGLSYIEPELREDKGEIEAAEAGTLPELVKHSDIKGIFHVHTTYSDASMTLHEVVTLAQKAGYHYIGISDHSKSAYYAGGLTEEKLSAQHDEIDSLNSRLKGFYIFKGIECDILADGSLDYSDKILEKFDFVIASVHSRFNMDEDEMTERIIRAISNPYTTMLGHPTGRLLLSREGYKVDLYKVIDAAAEKGVVIEINAHPYRFDLDWRYCRYAKERGVKVSINPDAHHAEDLANISYGVGIARKGWLTRNDVLNTMTLGEIRNKFRGHHT